From uncultured Fibrobacter sp., the proteins below share one genomic window:
- a CDS encoding N-6 DNA methylase: MAKSIEEQVEDWCKNQLEKYFTKTESINSEIDEALKTAPSKKGGAGQNLPDIKCFVSVGFRNIPVMIECKGTKGDFAKTDEKGLISNTNKKGEPDYTAVTKYAVNGAVHYAKSILDFTETYKEAIAIGVNGYRQDNELQLEIGVYYLSKDNLAIPKKIGDFSDLSFLKKKNLKEFFKKIDELKLTPEEIESRKLALEDEIESKLKRLNQTMHDDLNITVKSRVMLIVGLIMAGLGVEGVSGGLEVEELKGELGKKSNDAQKIIDKVEDFLRVKNLPEEKREAIMHELSNVFKNQDLYTPKNGESKLRKVYAILHKDILPYLTSDLHNIDFTGRLFNVLNDWVDVPDGAENDVVLTPRYVTELMAKLTEVNMNSYVWDYATGSAGFLISAMHLMIADAKNKIKSPEELRKEIAKIKAEKLLGIEKLPEIYILAVLNMILMGDGSSNIINGDSTQYDGKYKQGEMKDKEFPANVFLLNPPYSAPGKGLNFVEKALSKMKGGKAAVLIQENAGSTQGDGYTKKILNKNTLIASIHMSTDLFIGKSSVQTAIYVFDVGTPHDTEKLVKFIDFSNDGYARQNRRKSSQSVNLKDVDNAKERYAELVNLVVRGKGKDNKNLNYYKDCFVEDYITLEGNDWTYSQHKKIDIKPTEDDFKKVVKEYMAWQISDLIKNGDERLGK; encoded by the coding sequence ATGGCAAAGAGCATAGAAGAACAAGTTGAAGATTGGTGCAAAAATCAGCTAGAAAAGTACTTTACCAAAACAGAAAGTATCAACTCAGAAATCGATGAAGCTCTTAAAACAGCTCCTAGCAAAAAAGGCGGGGCGGGTCAAAACCTTCCGGATATCAAATGCTTTGTATCTGTCGGTTTCAGAAACATCCCTGTAATGATTGAATGCAAAGGAACTAAAGGTGATTTTGCAAAAACAGACGAAAAGGGTTTGATTTCTAATACGAATAAAAAAGGAGAACCCGATTATACAGCCGTTACAAAATATGCCGTTAATGGTGCCGTTCACTATGCGAAATCAATTCTTGATTTCACTGAAACATATAAAGAAGCAATTGCCATTGGTGTGAATGGGTATAGGCAAGACAACGAATTACAGCTAGAAATTGGCGTTTACTATTTATCAAAAGACAACCTCGCTATACCCAAGAAAATCGGAGATTTTTCAGACTTAAGTTTTTTAAAAAAGAAAAACTTGAAGGAATTCTTTAAAAAAATTGATGAGCTTAAATTGACGCCAGAAGAAATAGAAAGCAGAAAACTTGCTCTTGAAGATGAAATTGAAAGCAAGTTAAAACGTCTCAACCAAACAATGCATGACGATTTAAACATTACAGTCAAGTCAAGAGTGATGCTTATTGTCGGGTTAATCATGGCGGGACTTGGCGTTGAAGGTGTTTCTGGAGGTCTCGAAGTTGAAGAATTAAAGGGAGAATTAGGAAAAAAATCTAATGATGCACAAAAAATCATTGATAAGGTAGAGGACTTCTTACGCGTTAAAAATCTCCCTGAAGAGAAGCGCGAAGCAATAATGCATGAACTTTCGAATGTGTTTAAAAATCAGGATCTTTATACGCCGAAGAATGGCGAAAGCAAGCTCAGGAAAGTCTACGCCATTCTCCATAAAGATATTTTGCCTTATCTCACTTCTGATTTGCATAATATTGATTTTACGGGAAGACTTTTCAATGTTCTCAATGACTGGGTCGATGTTCCCGATGGTGCGGAAAATGATGTTGTTTTGACCCCTCGGTACGTAACGGAATTGATGGCAAAACTTACAGAAGTCAACATGAACAGTTATGTTTGGGATTATGCCACCGGTTCTGCGGGTTTCTTAATTTCAGCGATGCATTTGATGATCGCAGATGCAAAAAACAAAATAAAAAGCCCTGAAGAATTACGAAAAGAAATCGCAAAGATTAAAGCAGAAAAGCTTTTAGGCATTGAGAAACTTCCTGAAATTTACATCCTTGCTGTTTTGAATATGATTTTGATGGGTGATGGTTCGTCAAACATCATCAATGGGGATTCAACGCAATATGACGGAAAATATAAACAAGGCGAAATGAAAGACAAAGAATTTCCTGCAAATGTATTCTTGTTGAATCCTCCCTATTCTGCTCCCGGCAAAGGATTGAATTTTGTAGAGAAAGCTCTTTCAAAGATGAAGGGCGGTAAAGCAGCGGTTCTGATTCAAGAGAATGCAGGAAGTACACAAGGTGATGGATACACAAAAAAGATTTTGAACAAAAATACCTTGATTGCATCCATACATATGAGCACCGATTTGTTTATTGGCAAATCAAGCGTGCAAACGGCAATTTATGTTTTTGATGTAGGCACTCCGCACGACACTGAAAAGCTTGTAAAGTTCATTGATTTTTCAAATGATGGGTACGCTAGGCAAAATCGTCGAAAATCCAGTCAAAGTGTAAACCTTAAAGATGTTGACAACGCCAAAGAACGCTATGCGGAACTCGTAAATCTTGTAGTTCGCGGTAAAGGGAAGGATAACAAGAATCTAAACTACTACAAAGACTGTTTTGTAGAAGACTACATAACACTCGAAGGGAATGATTGGACATATAGCCAGCACAAGAAAATTGACATTAAACCCACTGAAGATGATTTTAAGAAGGTTGTCAAGGAATATATGGCTTGGCAAATCAGCGATTTAATCAAGAATGGAGATGAACGCTTGGGAAAATAG
- a CDS encoding DUF1016 N-terminal domain-containing protein — MAKNAKKIENLAEREKNVHNATSSVAKGAVNQLLTIRNWAIGCYIVEYEQEGGDRAKYGARLLQNLADKLSIKGLDRQLLNACRIFYVKYPQICETASHKLQGIDFLPEKMPFIEKKLRGPICESASRKFETPPELLVTRLSFSRVSKLLILTQVHRKVHRKVHRKLIYFVKSALKNALIDEKTANVQGNVGENVGEKEREIIEIIALSPSISAKNIAQKMGMTSRQVERLLSQLKAKRLIERVGPDKGGYWKVN; from the coding sequence ATGGCAAAAAATGCGAAAAAAATTGAAAACCTTGCTGAACGGGAAAAAAACGTCCATAACGCGACAAGTTCCGTTGCCAAGGGTGCCGTAAACCAGCTGCTGACAATACGAAATTGGGCTATCGGCTGCTATATAGTCGAATATGAGCAAGAGGGGGGCGACCGAGCCAAGTACGGGGCTCGCCTATTGCAGAATTTGGCGGATAAGTTGTCCATCAAGGGACTTGATCGACAGTTGCTGAATGCATGCAGGATTTTTTATGTGAAGTACCCACAGATTTGTGAGACAGCGTCTCACAAATTGCAGGGAATAGACTTTTTGCCCGAAAAAATGCCTTTTATAGAGAAAAAACTCAGGGGCCCAATTTGCGAGTCAGCGTCTCGCAAATTCGAAACGCCGCCAGAACTGCTTGTAACACGACTTTCTTTCTCGCGCGTTAGCAAATTGTTGATTTTGACACAGGTTCACAGAAAAGTACATAGAAAAGTACACAGAAAGTTGATATACTTTGTCAAATCGGCCCTGAAAAATGCCTTGATTGATGAAAAAACCGCAAATGTCCAAGGAAATGTCGGAGAAAATGTCGGAGAAAAGGAACGGGAAATTATTGAAATAATCGCATTGTCTCCGAGCATTTCGGCGAAAAACATAGCGCAAAAAATGGGAATGACTTCAAGACAGGTGGAACGGCTTTTGTCTCAGCTAAAAGCAAAGAGGTTGATTGAACGAGTTGGTCCTGACAAGGGTGGATATTGGAAAGTGAATTGA
- a CDS encoding DUF4832 domain-containing protein, which produces MVKNRKIASGAVAFLATGLLAANAFAADRSVALNKSIESLEPMKGIVFWPDQAKSQKNLQSAISLEFSYCLPCAVVTGMTGDKLNYDWSSFEKLLDDIKSRGHQAIVRFRIEYPNETIENAPNCTEGVKGATAVPSYFAANSNYLETFSENPGGDGPTYYADWSSTALQWFYKQFYADFAAKYDKDPRIAFVQAGFGHWAEYHIYGTKLNLGSNFPSKDYQSHFLRHLDTLFVETPWSISIDAADDEYTPIAGNKTLLGLKFGLFDDSFMHKEHDISQGDGDNEKNWQTMGTDRWQTSPAGGEISYYEDKDQHEFLNPAGLYGVTWEDAAAKYHMTYVIGNDAPEGQYATKDRVYEASSYAGYKFENTGYAVNKVSAAVRVKNIGIAPLYHNAYITVKGVRSEKSLKGLLPGKEATFTVAGIQIGDSESPEVTITGDKLLKDATIPYKASLDGSAAVIEGLLDENSTAIGKGRFAESRGNRGYEAGKNRATDIKGRNVPGKAAKGAYYPILSR; this is translated from the coding sequence ATGGTGAAAAATCGAAAAATCGCGAGTGGCGCGGTTGCGTTTTTGGCGACGGGCTTACTCGCAGCAAATGCATTCGCGGCGGACCGTTCCGTTGCATTAAACAAGAGCATTGAATCGCTCGAGCCCATGAAGGGAATCGTTTTCTGGCCCGACCAAGCGAAAAGCCAAAAGAACTTGCAGAGCGCCATCTCGCTCGAATTTTCGTATTGCCTCCCCTGCGCCGTGGTAACAGGCATGACCGGCGACAAGCTTAACTACGACTGGAGCAGTTTTGAAAAGCTCCTTGACGACATCAAGAGCCGTGGACACCAAGCCATTGTACGCTTTCGCATTGAATACCCGAACGAGACCATCGAAAATGCCCCCAACTGCACCGAGGGCGTGAAAGGCGCCACCGCAGTTCCCAGCTACTTCGCTGCCAACAGCAATTACCTGGAAACCTTCTCCGAAAACCCGGGCGGCGACGGTCCCACTTACTATGCCGACTGGAGTAGTACCGCACTCCAGTGGTTCTACAAGCAATTCTACGCCGACTTTGCCGCAAAATACGACAAGGACCCGCGCATTGCATTCGTGCAGGCCGGTTTCGGACACTGGGCCGAATACCATATTTACGGCACCAAGCTCAATCTCGGTTCGAACTTTCCTTCCAAGGACTACCAAAGCCATTTCCTAAGGCATCTTGACACATTGTTCGTAGAGACCCCTTGGAGCATTTCCATTGACGCCGCAGACGATGAATACACCCCCATCGCAGGCAACAAAACCTTGCTCGGGCTCAAATTCGGCCTGTTCGACGACTCCTTTATGCACAAGGAACACGACATATCCCAAGGTGACGGCGATAACGAAAAGAACTGGCAAACCATGGGCACCGATCGCTGGCAAACATCACCCGCCGGCGGTGAAATCAGTTATTACGAAGACAAGGACCAGCACGAATTCTTGAACCCTGCAGGCCTTTACGGCGTCACCTGGGAAGATGCCGCCGCCAAGTACCACATGACATACGTAATCGGCAACGACGCGCCCGAAGGCCAATACGCCACCAAAGACCGCGTGTACGAAGCGAGTTCTTATGCAGGCTACAAGTTTGAAAACACAGGCTACGCAGTCAACAAGGTTTCAGCAGCTGTCCGCGTGAAAAATATCGGCATCGCTCCGCTCTACCACAACGCCTACATAACCGTGAAGGGCGTGCGCAGCGAAAAGTCTCTCAAGGGACTCTTGCCCGGCAAAGAAGCAACCTTTACTGTAGCAGGCATCCAAATCGGCGACAGCGAATCACCCGAAGTCACTATCACCGGCGACAAGCTTCTGAAAGACGCTACTATTCCCTACAAGGCAAGCCTAGACGGTAGCGCTGCGGTCATCGAAGGACTCCTTGACGAAAATAGCACCGCCATCGGGAAGGGTCGCTTTGCAGAAAGCCGGGGAAATCGCGGCTATGAGGCAGGCAAAAACCGCGCCACAGACATCAAAGGCCGTAACGTTCCGGGGAAGGCCGCCAAAGGCGCCTACTACCCCATTTTAAGCCGCTAG
- a CDS encoding glycoside hydrolase family 18 protein codes for MRSNKLWIAFFITFGICASWAKPLFIGYYPDWGKWHKPAYTVDKVPYEKLTHVLWSFITPNTDGSLKGDAAEDPSALDSMVTLAHAVGTKVIVSLGGGGQSENFAPVASDDALRSKFVKNLVKFVADHNLDGLDMDWEWEYNPVPEADTIAYSKLLTELREALPEGKTLSAALPCSPYYGKWFTPEVLVKNLDWFGFMTYDMTGDWDEKAMFDSPLYPHEGYTTWSWEETRDYWKKRGVPTEKMVFGIPSFGFEFKGATGPGTDFTKGSAKQVAYKDIVKNTDWEYFYDSIAVEPYGVSSTGYVTFEDPHSSAVKSRWVKENGYAGIMVWEVSHDYIEGTGNPILDSIAVVLRDNSVAIKKSRNGIIRTNSATGKQIDIRGHRVQGKKSIILLDSKRSRR; via the coding sequence ATGAGAAGCAACAAGCTCTGGATTGCATTTTTTATCACTTTCGGAATTTGCGCCTCATGGGCCAAGCCCCTATTCATTGGCTACTACCCCGATTGGGGAAAATGGCACAAGCCCGCCTACACGGTAGACAAAGTGCCCTATGAAAAGCTCACGCATGTTCTGTGGAGTTTTATTACGCCAAATACGGACGGTTCGCTTAAAGGCGATGCCGCCGAAGACCCGAGCGCACTTGATTCCATGGTAACCCTTGCGCACGCTGTGGGCACCAAGGTGATTGTTTCGCTCGGCGGTGGCGGACAGAGCGAAAATTTCGCGCCTGTTGCATCGGATGACGCCCTTCGCAGCAAGTTCGTCAAGAACCTCGTGAAATTCGTTGCAGACCACAACCTGGACGGTCTCGACATGGACTGGGAATGGGAATACAACCCCGTGCCCGAAGCAGACACGATTGCCTACAGCAAGTTACTCACCGAGCTCCGCGAAGCGCTCCCCGAAGGCAAAACGCTCTCGGCAGCACTCCCCTGCTCGCCCTATTACGGCAAATGGTTCACCCCCGAAGTCCTCGTGAAAAATCTGGACTGGTTCGGGTTCATGACCTACGACATGACCGGCGACTGGGATGAAAAAGCCATGTTCGATTCACCGCTTTACCCCCACGAAGGTTACACCACCTGGTCGTGGGAAGAAACTCGCGACTACTGGAAAAAACGCGGCGTTCCTACCGAAAAAATGGTCTTCGGAATTCCCTCGTTCGGTTTCGAATTCAAGGGTGCCACAGGTCCCGGAACCGATTTTACCAAAGGATCCGCAAAGCAAGTCGCCTACAAGGATATTGTCAAGAACACCGACTGGGAATATTTCTATGACAGTATCGCCGTGGAGCCCTATGGCGTATCATCCACCGGCTACGTCACCTTCGAGGACCCGCACTCTTCTGCAGTCAAGAGCCGTTGGGTCAAGGAAAACGGCTACGCAGGCATCATGGTGTGGGAAGTTTCGCACGACTATATAGAAGGTACCGGAAACCCGATTCTCGACAGCATCGCTGTGGTACTCCGCGACAACAGCGTTGCAATCAAAAAGTCCCGCAACGGCATTATTCGCACCAATAGCGCAACCGGCAAGCAAATCGATATTCGCGGCCACCGCGTTCAAGGCAAAAAATCCATAATTTTACTTGACTCCAAACGCTCAAGGCGATAG
- the der gene encoding ribosome biogenesis GTPase Der, which translates to MKLPVVCIVGRPNVGKSSLFNRILGRRAAVVSDRDGVTRDRHYQTANYKGHEFTVVDTGGFLPDDSIDVLADSVRTQIFNAVEEADLVLFMVDVRVGITKLDEQFARMIRKLDKKVILVANKSENGVDRQESYEFLKLGFGLPRTISALTGYACLSLMDEVVAVLPTPVRGERREERPIRFAILGRPNAGKSTLLNRLLNEDRAVVSDIPGTTRDSIDCDFAVDGVKFVVTDTAGLRKKAKVEDEVEIFSNMRTLESIRRSDVSVLMVDCTRGLEVQDFRIITEIRKAGKGLVLVLNKWDIFPDKTEKSFDHMVKEMLEREPMLEYVPIISASAKEGQRVNRIVQAIQTVYANCRRVLGRDRVATAFASFLEKNPVPSQNARVVQLTRACQIMVEPPVIAIETRTPELVADSYKRYLLKQFYEEFQLQGAPLRLNFDQKLTLRKDEDLEQFTESSNSVLAGVNPQRDLDRKNRKGKVVRH; encoded by the coding sequence ATGAAATTACCTGTCGTATGTATAGTTGGACGCCCGAACGTGGGCAAGTCTTCTCTTTTTAACCGAATCTTGGGGCGTCGTGCCGCAGTCGTTTCTGACCGCGACGGCGTGACCCGCGATAGGCATTACCAGACGGCCAATTACAAGGGCCATGAATTTACGGTGGTCGATACCGGTGGATTCTTGCCGGACGATTCCATCGATGTGCTCGCCGATAGCGTGCGCACCCAGATTTTTAACGCCGTCGAAGAGGCTGACTTGGTGCTCTTCATGGTCGATGTCCGCGTGGGCATTACCAAGCTCGACGAACAGTTTGCCCGCATGATTCGCAAACTCGACAAGAAGGTGATTCTTGTGGCGAACAAGAGCGAAAACGGTGTCGACCGTCAGGAAAGCTACGAGTTCCTCAAGCTTGGCTTTGGCCTCCCGCGTACCATCAGTGCGCTCACGGGCTATGCTTGCCTTTCGCTCATGGACGAAGTGGTTGCGGTGCTCCCGACGCCGGTGCGTGGTGAACGTCGCGAAGAACGCCCGATTCGCTTTGCCATTCTCGGCCGCCCCAATGCAGGCAAGAGCACTCTCTTGAACCGCTTGCTGAACGAAGACCGCGCCGTGGTGTCCGATATTCCGGGTACAACGCGCGATTCCATTGACTGCGACTTTGCGGTCGATGGCGTCAAGTTCGTGGTGACTGATACGGCGGGCCTGCGCAAGAAGGCGAAGGTCGAAGACGAAGTTGAAATTTTCAGCAACATGCGTACCCTCGAAAGTATCCGTCGATCCGACGTGTCGGTACTCATGGTGGACTGCACTCGCGGTCTCGAAGTCCAGGATTTCCGCATTATTACCGAAATCCGCAAGGCGGGCAAGGGCTTGGTGCTAGTGCTCAACAAGTGGGACATTTTCCCGGACAAGACCGAAAAGTCCTTTGACCACATGGTCAAGGAAATGCTCGAACGCGAGCCGATGCTTGAATACGTGCCGATTATTTCGGCGAGCGCCAAGGAAGGCCAGCGTGTAAACCGCATTGTGCAGGCTATTCAGACGGTGTATGCCAACTGCCGTCGCGTCCTTGGCCGCGACCGTGTGGCAACCGCCTTTGCAAGCTTCTTGGAAAAGAATCCGGTGCCGAGCCAGAACGCCCGCGTGGTGCAACTGACTCGCGCTTGCCAGATCATGGTGGAACCTCCCGTGATTGCGATCGAAACTCGCACGCCGGAACTGGTGGCCGATTCTTACAAGCGTTACTTGCTCAAACAGTTTTACGAAGAATTCCAGCTGCAGGGCGCACCCCTCCGCTTGAACTTCGACCAGAAATTAACCCTTAGAAAGGATGAAGATCTTGAACAGTTTACTGAGTCTTCCAATAGCGTACTTGCTGGGGTCAATCCCCAGCGCGATCTGGATCGCAAAAATCGCAAAGGGAAAGTCGTTCGACATTAG
- the plsY gene encoding glycerol-3-phosphate 1-O-acyltransferase PlsY, which yields MLGSIPSAIWIAKIAKGKSFDIRDYGSKNAGLTNTFRVLGWKPALPVVFMDLIKGILGPWIAIKMCDAQVAAGGADYSHWVPLVAGLLVILGHSFTCFAGFRGGKGVLAALGVFLALCPITALSAFGVWIILTFSTKYVSVGSIGACVALGVFAVMGYLKLPFPPDDINLGLMITCLIVAVFVIVKHKSNIKRLMNGTENGFGSKRKTPKA from the coding sequence TTGCTGGGGTCAATCCCCAGCGCGATCTGGATCGCAAAAATCGCAAAGGGAAAGTCGTTCGACATTAGAGATTACGGCTCCAAGAATGCGGGCCTCACCAATACATTCCGCGTGCTCGGCTGGAAACCCGCGCTCCCGGTAGTGTTCATGGACTTGATCAAGGGTATCCTTGGTCCGTGGATTGCTATTAAGATGTGCGATGCTCAGGTGGCCGCCGGTGGCGCAGACTACTCCCATTGGGTACCGCTTGTTGCAGGCCTTTTGGTGATTCTGGGACACAGCTTTACTTGCTTTGCCGGTTTCCGCGGCGGTAAGGGCGTGCTCGCCGCTTTGGGCGTGTTCTTGGCCCTTTGCCCGATTACGGCGCTTAGCGCTTTTGGTGTTTGGATTATCCTTACTTTTTCGACCAAGTATGTGTCTGTGGGTAGCATTGGCGCCTGCGTGGCGCTTGGTGTGTTTGCGGTAATGGGCTACCTCAAGTTGCCGTTCCCGCCTGACGACATTAACCTTGGCCTGATGATTACGTGCCTTATTGTGGCTGTTTTCGTGATTGTGAAGCACAAATCCAACATTAAGCGCCTTATGAACGGCACTGAAAACGGTTTTGGCAGCAAACGCAAGACTCCCAAGGCGTAA